A genomic stretch from Echeneis naucrates chromosome 6, fEcheNa1.1, whole genome shotgun sequence includes:
- the mrpl13 gene encoding large ribosomal subunit protein uL13m: MSSFSRSAQQWATFARSWFLIDARMQPPGKIASMCSVRLQGKHKPIYHALSDCGDHVVVINSKQIAFSGNKWEQKVYSSHTGYPGGFKQVTAAQLHHKDPKAIVRLAVYGMLPKNLHRRTMMQRLHIFPDDELPEDIRANLTEELPQPREVPRKLSEYTQEEIDAFPWLWTPPEDYKMK; the protein is encoded by the exons ATGTCAAGTTTCTCCAGATCTGCCCAG CAATGGGCCACCTTCGCCCGCTCTTGGTTTTTAATCGATGCCAGGATGCAGCCTCCAGGGAAGATCGCCAGCATGTGCTCTGTGAGATTACAGGGCAAACACAAACCTATCTACCACGCACTCA GTGACTGTGGAGACCATGTTGTAGTAATAAATTCCAAACAAATTGCTTTCTCTGGGAACAAATGGGAACAGAAAGTCTATTCATCACACACAGG GTATCCAGGTGGCTTCAAACAAGTCACCGCTGCCCAACTGCACCACAAAGACCCAAAAGCT ATCGTCAGGTTAGCAGTTTATGGCATGCTGCCGAAGAACCTACACCGGCGCACAATGATGCAGCGATTGCACATCTTCCCTGATGAC GAGCTGCCAGAGGACATTCGAGCCAACCTGACGGAGGAGCTGCCTCAGCCCAGAGAAGTCCCCAGGAAACTCAGCGAGTACACACAGGAGGAGATAGACGCCTTCCCCTGGCTGTGGACACC ACCTGAAGACTACAAGATGAAATGA